A portion of the Stigmatella aurantiaca DW4/3-1 genome contains these proteins:
- a CDS encoding SDR family oxidoreductase, translating into MSRLLSGQAALVTGAAAGIGRATALAFAREGIKVMISDIDVAGGEATVGQIRAAGGEARFIRCDVTRASEVRALIEGTVAAYGRLDYAFNNAGIDIEKGKLADGSEAEFDAIMGVNVKGVWLCMKHQIPVMLAQGGGAIVNASSVAGLGGAPKMSLYAASKHAVIGLTKSVAVEYGKKNIRINAVCPAVIDTDMYRRAHEADPRKAQFAATVHPIGRIGKAEEVAAAVIYLCSDAASFTTGIALPVDGGATAI; encoded by the coding sequence ATGAGCCGTTTGCTTTCTGGCCAGGCCGCCCTGGTCACTGGCGCCGCCGCAGGCATCGGCCGCGCCACGGCCCTGGCGTTCGCCCGCGAGGGCATCAAGGTCATGATCTCCGATATCGACGTGGCCGGGGGCGAAGCCACCGTCGGGCAGATCCGCGCGGCCGGAGGAGAGGCCCGCTTCATCCGCTGTGACGTCACCCGCGCTTCCGAGGTCCGTGCACTGATCGAAGGCACCGTGGCGGCCTACGGGCGCCTCGACTATGCCTTCAACAACGCTGGCATCGACATCGAGAAGGGCAAACTGGCCGACGGAAGCGAGGCCGAGTTCGACGCCATCATGGGGGTGAACGTCAAAGGGGTCTGGCTGTGCATGAAGCACCAGATTCCGGTGATGCTCGCCCAAGGTGGAGGAGCCATCGTCAATGCCTCCTCCGTGGCCGGTCTGGGGGGAGCACCCAAAATGAGCCTCTACGCTGCCTCCAAGCACGCGGTGATTGGTCTGACCAAATCGGTGGCGGTCGAGTACGGGAAGAAGAACATCCGGATCAACGCCGTCTGTCCCGCGGTGATCGACACCGACATGTACCGCCGTGCCCACGAGGCCGATCCACGCAAGGCCCAGTTCGCCGCCACCGTGCACCCCATCGGACGGATCGGCAAGGCCGAGGAGGTCGCCGCGGCGGTGATCTACCTGTGCAGCGACGCCGCCAGCTTCACCACCGGCATCGCCCTGCCGGTGGACGGTGGCGCCACGGCGATTTGA
- a CDS encoding DEAD/DEAH box helicase, whose product MSVTAELLDTVREEARPDTWSAGTALARAGAVSVQSIGSEEAVLRVRVTGRPAPLTTVLYPEDDVWECNCKGRVDPCEHVVAAALVLHHSVSQRSSPQRAPPPPRSPAPAASARPGAAPKPERMVYRFKRVDGGLQLERLLVRPDNTARLLARSLTSLLENPVEAARIQVERCDLLADKLLLRPTRGALPPERLEALLRVLEPARTVLFDGVLVSVSSEPLLPRVTVEDRGEQTVLKVEKDPRITEVVSPGVALCGGMICRLGEQALTGTRLEHLPQERTFSPAQIGDLTGKVLPDFARRMPVDVKSQRLPPIDRTLKPRISVELNQLDSGLSVLPTLVYGSPPSVRIDNGRMVYLKGAVPVRDEAAEQTLIHQLRDELNMVPGRRVTVQGKEAVQLADKLRRWRGGLTGDAARVVSPHVQLRPMLSVDAGASQTGVPQVGFSLDFQVEGAGPGAPRTVDADAVMRAWEEGLGLVPLEGGGWAPLPTAWLKTHGQRVADLLASRGKDGRIANHALPQLTGLCDALEHPPPPGLERLAPLVQGFEKLPEVQLPKDLTASLRPYQLQGVSWLTFLRQAGLGGVLADDMGLGKTLQTLCTLGPGTLVVAPTSVLPNWAAEVKRFRPSLKVSVYHGPGRSLDETADVTLTTYALLRLDAETLGAKAWDTVVLDEAQAIKNPDSQVARAAYGLQASFRVALSGTPIENRLEELWSLMHFTNPGLLGGRKAFDERWARPVSDNQKGAAEQLRARIRPFVLRRLKRDVAPELPPRTESVRHVTLTEPERAVYDTVYAATREEVVSQLEEGGSVLKALEALLRLRQAACHPALVPGQQAKTSSKVLALIEALGTAVEDGHKALVFSQWTSMLDLIEPALREAGIGFVRLDGGTADRGGVAASFQAPEGPPVMLISLKAGATGLNLTAADHVFLVDPWWNPSVEAQAADRAHRIGQQRPVMVYRLVSQGTVEEKILTLQEKKRALFEAALGGASGATAITRADLLELLD is encoded by the coding sequence ATGTCCGTGACCGCAGAGCTACTTGATACCGTCCGGGAGGAAGCGCGCCCGGACACCTGGTCTGCCGGGACGGCGCTGGCCCGCGCGGGCGCCGTCTCCGTGCAGTCCATCGGCTCAGAAGAGGCCGTCCTGCGCGTCCGCGTGACCGGCCGTCCGGCGCCCCTGACCACCGTGCTCTACCCCGAGGACGATGTCTGGGAGTGTAACTGCAAGGGCCGGGTAGATCCCTGCGAGCATGTGGTGGCGGCGGCCCTCGTCCTCCATCACTCGGTGTCCCAGCGTTCCTCCCCCCAACGAGCCCCCCCGCCTCCACGCTCCCCCGCGCCCGCCGCCAGTGCCCGTCCCGGTGCCGCGCCGAAACCCGAGCGCATGGTGTACCGCTTCAAGCGCGTGGATGGAGGCCTGCAACTCGAGCGCCTGCTGGTGCGTCCGGACAACACCGCCCGGCTCCTGGCGCGCAGCCTGACGTCGCTGCTGGAGAACCCCGTGGAGGCGGCCCGGATTCAAGTGGAGCGATGCGACCTGCTCGCGGACAAGCTGCTGCTGCGGCCCACGCGGGGGGCACTCCCTCCCGAGCGGCTCGAGGCGCTCCTCCGGGTGCTGGAGCCCGCACGCACCGTGCTCTTCGACGGTGTGCTCGTGTCCGTCTCCAGCGAGCCCCTCCTCCCGCGCGTCACCGTGGAGGACCGTGGCGAACAGACGGTGCTCAAGGTGGAGAAGGACCCGCGCATCACCGAGGTGGTGAGCCCCGGGGTGGCGCTCTGTGGGGGGATGATCTGCCGGCTCGGCGAGCAGGCCCTCACGGGGACACGGCTGGAGCACCTGCCCCAGGAGCGCACCTTCTCACCCGCGCAGATCGGAGATCTCACCGGCAAGGTGCTTCCGGACTTCGCCCGGCGCATGCCCGTGGACGTCAAGAGCCAGCGGCTGCCCCCCATCGACCGCACGCTCAAGCCTCGCATCTCCGTGGAACTCAACCAGTTGGACTCCGGCCTCTCGGTGCTGCCGACGCTGGTGTATGGCTCTCCGCCCTCGGTGCGCATCGACAACGGGCGCATGGTGTACCTGAAGGGCGCGGTGCCCGTGCGCGACGAGGCCGCCGAGCAGACCCTCATCCACCAGTTGCGCGACGAACTGAACATGGTGCCCGGCCGGCGCGTGACGGTGCAAGGCAAGGAGGCGGTGCAGCTCGCCGACAAGCTGCGGCGCTGGCGCGGCGGTCTGACCGGGGACGCCGCGCGCGTGGTGAGCCCCCATGTGCAGTTGCGCCCCATGCTCTCGGTGGACGCGGGCGCCTCGCAGACCGGTGTGCCTCAAGTGGGCTTCTCCCTCGACTTCCAGGTGGAGGGCGCCGGACCGGGCGCGCCCCGCACGGTGGACGCGGACGCGGTGATGCGCGCCTGGGAGGAGGGGCTGGGGCTGGTGCCCCTGGAAGGCGGCGGGTGGGCGCCGCTGCCCACCGCGTGGCTGAAGACGCACGGACAACGCGTGGCGGACCTGCTGGCCTCGCGCGGGAAGGACGGGCGGATCGCCAACCACGCCCTCCCCCAACTCACCGGGCTGTGTGACGCGCTGGAGCACCCTCCCCCGCCCGGGCTCGAGCGGTTGGCGCCGCTGGTCCAGGGGTTCGAGAAGCTGCCAGAGGTGCAACTTCCGAAGGACCTCACCGCCTCGCTGCGCCCCTACCAATTGCAGGGCGTCAGCTGGCTCACCTTCCTGCGGCAGGCAGGCCTCGGCGGCGTGCTGGCGGACGACATGGGGCTCGGCAAGACGCTGCAGACCCTCTGCACGCTGGGGCCCGGCACCCTGGTGGTGGCGCCCACGAGCGTGCTTCCCAACTGGGCCGCGGAGGTGAAGCGCTTCCGTCCCTCGCTGAAGGTCTCCGTCTACCACGGCCCCGGCCGCTCGCTGGACGAGACGGCGGATGTGACGCTCACCACCTATGCGCTGCTGCGCCTGGACGCGGAGACACTCGGGGCGAAAGCGTGGGACACGGTGGTGCTGGACGAGGCCCAGGCCATCAAGAACCCAGACAGCCAGGTGGCGCGCGCCGCGTACGGGCTGCAAGCCTCCTTCCGGGTGGCCCTGAGCGGCACCCCCATCGAGAACCGGCTCGAAGAGCTCTGGAGCCTGATGCACTTCACCAACCCAGGGTTGCTCGGGGGACGCAAGGCGTTCGACGAGCGGTGGGCGCGGCCTGTGTCGGACAACCAGAAGGGCGCGGCCGAGCAGCTGCGCGCGCGCATCCGCCCCTTCGTGCTGCGCCGGCTCAAGCGGGACGTGGCGCCCGAACTTCCGCCACGCACCGAGTCCGTGCGGCACGTCACCCTCACCGAGCCGGAGCGGGCCGTCTACGACACGGTGTATGCCGCCACGCGCGAAGAGGTGGTGTCCCAGCTCGAAGAGGGCGGCAGCGTGCTGAAGGCGCTGGAGGCACTCCTGCGGCTGCGCCAGGCGGCGTGCCACCCCGCCCTCGTGCCAGGGCAGCAGGCGAAGACCTCCTCCAAGGTGCTGGCGCTGATCGAAGCGCTCGGCACCGCGGTGGAGGACGGGCACAAGGCGCTCGTCTTCTCGCAGTGGACATCCATGCTGGATCTCATCGAGCCGGCGCTGAGGGAGGCAGGCATCGGGTTCGTCCGGCTGGACGGCGGCACGGCGGACCGCGGCGGCGTGGCCGCCTCCTTCCAGGCACCGGAAGGCCCACCGGTGATGCTCATCTCGCTCAAGGCGGGCGCCACGGGGCTCAACCTCACGGCGGCGGACCACGTCTTCCTCGTGGACCCGTGGTGGAACCCCTCCGTGGAGGCACAGGCCGCCGACCGCGCGCACCGCATTGGCCAGCAGCGGCCCGTGATGGTGTACCGGCTGGTGTCGCAAGGCACGGTGGAGGAGAAGATCCTCACCCTGCAGGAGAAGAAGCGGGCCCTCTTCGAGGCGGCGCTCGGCGGCGCCTCCGGGGCCACGGCCATCACCCGGGCGGACCTCCTGGAGTTGCTGGACTGA
- a CDS encoding MOSC domain-containing protein, producing the protein MKRVPEAEAVEGRGFVGDRHGKKKPHGKRQLLLLDEASLHALRMAPGQLKENLVMAGLPLESLPAGQRLGLGEQVVVELTEPCVPCSKLELIRPGLLKESWGQRGQLAKVLRGGTVREGDGVRLLDVNPEAPRPIRPKLP; encoded by the coding sequence ATGAAGCGAGTCCCTGAAGCCGAGGCCGTGGAAGGCCGGGGCTTCGTGGGCGACCGTCATGGCAAGAAGAAACCCCATGGCAAACGGCAGCTGCTGTTGCTCGACGAGGCCTCCCTGCACGCCTTGCGGATGGCGCCGGGCCAGCTGAAGGAGAACCTGGTGATGGCCGGGCTTCCGCTCGAGTCTCTGCCCGCGGGCCAGCGCCTGGGGTTGGGGGAGCAGGTGGTGGTGGAACTGACGGAGCCGTGCGTGCCCTGCTCGAAGCTGGAGCTGATCCGCCCGGGCCTGCTCAAGGAGTCCTGGGGCCAACGAGGTCAGCTCGCCAAGGTGCTCCGGGGTGGCACCGTGAGGGAAGGCGACGGCGTGCGCCTGCTCGACGTCAATCCGGAGGCTCCGCGCCCCATCCGGCCCAAGTTGCCCTGA
- a CDS encoding SDR family oxidoreductase codes for MGYRSVFAPDCFKDRTIVVTGGGSGIGRCTAHELASLGAHVVLVGRKQDKLEQVAAELREDGGACSLEVLDIRDEEGVKATVGRIVAARGRIHGLVNNAGGQFPSPLAAISKKGFDAVVSTNLTGGFLMAREVYLQSMSTHGGAIVNMLADAWGGMPNMGHSGAARMGMLNLTQTAAVEWAAAGVRVNAVAPGWVASSGMDSYQDEGVKALIPLLKKEVPLQRLATEAEVSGAIVFLLTDVAAFITGEVIKIDGGASCNTKIFPLQETSASRPYEGFHRAAAPRILGGGKK; via the coding sequence ATGGGGTACCGCTCTGTATTCGCGCCGGACTGTTTCAAGGACCGAACCATTGTCGTGACGGGCGGTGGCAGTGGCATCGGCCGTTGCACGGCGCACGAGTTGGCGTCGCTCGGGGCGCACGTCGTGCTGGTGGGGCGCAAGCAGGACAAGCTGGAGCAGGTCGCCGCGGAGCTTCGCGAGGACGGTGGAGCCTGCTCGCTGGAGGTGCTCGACATCCGCGATGAGGAGGGGGTGAAGGCCACGGTGGGCCGCATCGTCGCGGCGCGCGGCCGCATCCACGGGCTGGTGAACAACGCGGGCGGGCAGTTCCCCTCGCCGCTGGCCGCCATCTCGAAGAAGGGCTTCGATGCGGTGGTCTCCACCAACCTGACGGGCGGCTTCCTGATGGCCCGGGAGGTGTACCTTCAGTCCATGAGCACGCATGGCGGCGCCATCGTCAACATGTTGGCGGACGCCTGGGGCGGCATGCCGAACATGGGGCACTCGGGGGCGGCGCGCATGGGCATGCTCAACCTGACGCAGACGGCGGCGGTGGAGTGGGCGGCCGCGGGCGTGCGCGTCAACGCGGTGGCGCCGGGCTGGGTGGCATCGAGCGGCATGGACAGCTACCAGGACGAGGGCGTCAAGGCGCTCATCCCGCTGCTGAAGAAGGAAGTGCCGTTGCAGCGGCTCGCCACGGAGGCCGAGGTGAGCGGCGCCATCGTCTTCCTGCTCACGGACGTCGCCGCGTTCATCACCGGCGAGGTCATCAAGATTGACGGTGGCGCGTCGTGCAACACCAAGATCTTCCCCTTGCAGGAGACCTCGGCGTCCCGGCCGTACGAGGGCTTTCACCGCGCGGCAGCGCCTCGAATCCTGGGCGGCGGCAAGAAATAG
- a CDS encoding serine/threonine protein kinase, which yields MQNTCDPGRLLAPLPEGTRVGPWRVVRWHGQGAYGAVYQAVRARWPQRPPVALKLSLLPEDPRFAREAELLSRLRHPCIPRLIGHGHWKHPAGTRHPFLAMQWVEGISLYDWAQARNPSSRELLQVLAQLARALQAIHAAHAIHRDVKGGNILIRASDGRPFLTDFGSGDYQGSERLTWRSMPPATLPYRSPEASRFAFRFIHEPESRYVARPSDDLFSLGVTAYRLLTGHYPPTQLPSAEAPAWEPGDAGPWSLQRLKPQVAPDLAALVQRMLSPQPETRGTAKALGEALELAAARAGEKTKRPRQALLRAHLPMGALVLLLLWLGWNVFQRADSSFSRTRATEHASAHEAGSVALGDASLTVPRASDQTPSSSERIALELPPKPFPGQHKPDANNRCPRRGQIAINGGCWVQLAMDADTCEANGEDGYTYKGRCYAPAFAPKRQPTSTQGSNTCSAPCH from the coding sequence ATGCAGAACACGTGCGACCCCGGGAGGTTGCTCGCGCCCCTCCCGGAGGGAACCCGGGTGGGCCCTTGGCGCGTGGTGCGCTGGCATGGCCAAGGGGCTTATGGCGCCGTCTACCAAGCCGTGCGGGCGAGGTGGCCCCAACGGCCCCCCGTGGCGCTCAAGCTGTCCCTCCTCCCAGAAGACCCTCGTTTCGCTCGCGAGGCGGAGTTGCTCTCCCGCCTCCGCCATCCCTGCATCCCTCGCCTCATCGGCCACGGGCATTGGAAGCACCCGGCCGGCACCCGCCACCCTTTTCTCGCCATGCAATGGGTCGAGGGCATTTCCCTGTATGACTGGGCCCAAGCGCGCAATCCCTCGTCCCGGGAGCTTCTTCAGGTACTTGCCCAGTTGGCCCGCGCCCTCCAGGCCATCCATGCCGCCCACGCCATTCATCGCGACGTGAAAGGCGGCAACATCCTGATTCGCGCTTCGGATGGCAGGCCGTTCCTGACCGACTTCGGCTCCGGCGACTACCAAGGCTCGGAACGCCTCACCTGGCGCTCCATGCCACCTGCCACCCTCCCCTACCGTTCTCCCGAGGCCTCGCGATTCGCCTTCCGCTTCATCCACGAGCCCGAATCCCGCTATGTGGCCCGGCCCTCTGACGACCTCTTCTCCCTGGGTGTCACGGCGTACCGGCTGCTCACCGGCCACTACCCGCCCACGCAGCTTCCTTCGGCGGAAGCACCTGCCTGGGAGCCCGGAGACGCGGGGCCCTGGTCACTTCAAAGACTCAAGCCCCAGGTAGCACCCGACCTCGCAGCCCTCGTTCAGCGCATGCTCTCCCCGCAGCCCGAGACACGCGGTACGGCCAAGGCGTTGGGTGAAGCCCTGGAACTCGCCGCAGCTCGCGCGGGTGAGAAGACAAAGCGCCCCAGACAAGCACTGCTCCGGGCACACTTGCCCATGGGCGCGTTGGTTTTGCTGCTCCTCTGGCTCGGATGGAACGTGTTCCAGAGAGCCGACAGCTCCTTCTCGCGAACGCGGGCCACTGAACACGCAAGCGCCCACGAGGCGGGCAGTGTCGCCCTGGGAGATGCCTCACTAACGGTTCCCCGTGCATCTGACCAAACCCCCTCTTCCTCGGAGCGCATTGCGCTGGAGCTTCCCCCCAAACCTTTTCCGGGGCAGCACAAGCCGGATGCGAACAACCGATGCCCCCGAAGAGGCCAGATCGCCATCAACGGAGGGTGCTGGGTACAACTCGCCATGGACGCTGACACGTGTGAGGCAAACGGTGAGGACGGCTATACATATAAGGGCCGATGCTACGCCCCCGCCTTCGCCCCCAAGCGCCAGCCTACTTCGACACAAGGCTCCAACACTTGCAGTGCGCCTTGCCATTGA
- a CDS encoding sigma-70 family RNA polymerase sigma factor, with the protein MSESRGPRGLSALLKAHAGPQQRAALEQEPGLEALLESHCEAARAQWPTFPWSAERFMRHLAHHLPEGLGEPLRQLRAADLYLACACAEGERLALQAFEEHILQRVPSRLGSLPEATVDEVLQVLRARLLLKRGEARARIADYSGRGPLLAWVRIIATRIAGELASQQGRQDLFDEPPEVFARMLAADDPERELLREDSRRVLMEALRKALAAMPERERALLRLHHLHGLTMDRLSAMYGESRSGVARRVIQARERLLALTHAELALRLNLAGPEVQSLLGLVRSRLDFSLNRLME; encoded by the coding sequence GTGAGTGAATCAAGAGGGCCGCGGGGTCTCTCGGCGCTGCTGAAGGCCCACGCGGGGCCACAGCAGCGGGCCGCGCTGGAACAAGAACCGGGGCTGGAGGCGCTCCTGGAGTCGCATTGCGAGGCGGCACGGGCCCAGTGGCCCACCTTTCCCTGGAGCGCGGAGCGCTTCATGCGGCATCTGGCCCACCACCTTCCAGAAGGCTTGGGAGAGCCCCTGCGCCAGCTCCGTGCCGCGGACCTGTACCTGGCGTGCGCCTGTGCGGAAGGAGAGCGGCTGGCGCTCCAGGCTTTCGAGGAGCACATCCTCCAGCGGGTGCCTTCGCGGCTCGGCTCCCTTCCGGAGGCGACCGTGGACGAGGTGCTGCAAGTGCTCCGGGCGCGGCTGTTGCTGAAGCGAGGGGAGGCCCGTGCCCGCATCGCCGATTACTCGGGACGCGGGCCGCTCCTGGCATGGGTGCGCATCATCGCCACACGCATCGCCGGTGAGCTGGCGAGCCAGCAGGGACGTCAGGACCTCTTCGATGAGCCTCCCGAGGTCTTCGCCAGGATGCTGGCCGCGGACGACCCTGAGCGGGAGCTGCTCCGGGAGGACTCGCGACGGGTACTCATGGAGGCGCTGCGCAAGGCCTTGGCGGCAATGCCCGAACGGGAGCGGGCCTTGCTGCGCCTTCACCACTTGCATGGCCTCACCATGGATCGTCTCTCGGCGATGTATGGCGAGTCGCGATCGGGCGTGGCCCGCCGCGTGATTCAGGCCCGTGAGCGGCTGTTGGCCCTCACACACGCGGAGCTGGCGCTGCGGTTGAACCTGGCGGGACCCGAGGTGCAGAGCCTGTTGGGCTTGGTGCGCAGCCGGTTGGATTTCAGCCTGAACCGCCTGATGGAGTGA
- a CDS encoding zinc-binding alcohol dehydrogenase family protein, which produces MKAIGYYQPLPIENPESLQDIVLPEPVPGEHDLLVEVRAIAVNPVDTKVRRGATPKPGEARVPGWDAAGVVRSVGSQVTLFKPGDRVWYAGDLNRPGSYSERHLVDERIAGHMPVSLDFAHAAALPLTTITAWELLFDRLRVQDADPAQNSSVLVIGAAGGVGSILVQLARQLTGLTVIGTASRPETSDWVRGLGAHHVIDHGKPIAAELKRAGLGEVSYAISLTHTNMHFAQIVEALAPQGKVALIDDPEPIDVRLLKRKSASLHWELMFTRSMFQTADMKRQHDLLGRVAALIDAGTLKTTFSEHFGTINAKNLQRAHALIESNKARGKIVLEGF; this is translated from the coding sequence ATGAAGGCCATTGGGTACTACCAGCCCCTGCCCATCGAGAATCCCGAGTCGTTGCAGGACATCGTCCTGCCCGAGCCAGTGCCTGGCGAGCATGATCTGCTGGTCGAGGTCCGGGCGATCGCGGTCAACCCGGTCGACACCAAGGTGCGCCGGGGCGCCACCCCGAAGCCGGGCGAGGCACGGGTGCCGGGGTGGGACGCGGCGGGCGTCGTCCGCTCCGTGGGCAGCCAGGTGACCCTGTTCAAGCCCGGCGACCGCGTCTGGTACGCGGGCGATCTCAACCGCCCTGGCAGCTACAGCGAGCGCCACCTGGTGGATGAGCGCATCGCGGGCCACATGCCTGTGAGCCTGGACTTTGCCCATGCCGCCGCCTTGCCGTTGACCACGATCACCGCATGGGAGTTGCTGTTCGACCGGTTGCGCGTGCAGGACGCCGACCCGGCGCAGAACAGCAGCGTGCTCGTGATTGGCGCGGCCGGCGGGGTCGGGTCGATCCTCGTCCAGCTGGCGCGGCAGCTGACCGGGCTCACGGTGATTGGCACGGCCTCACGGCCCGAGACGAGCGACTGGGTGCGGGGCCTGGGTGCGCACCACGTCATCGACCACGGCAAGCCGATCGCGGCGGAGCTCAAGCGCGCGGGACTGGGCGAGGTGTCCTATGCGATCAGCCTGACCCATACCAACATGCACTTCGCTCAGATCGTCGAGGCCCTCGCGCCCCAGGGAAAGGTGGCCTTGATCGATGACCCCGAACCGATCGATGTGCGCCTGCTCAAGCGCAAGAGCGCGTCGCTGCACTGGGAGTTGATGTTCACGCGCTCGATGTTCCAGACGGCGGACATGAAGCGGCAGCACGACCTGCTCGGCCGGGTGGCGGCCCTGATCGACGCCGGCACGCTCAAGACCACGTTCTCGGAGCACTTCGGGACGATCAACGCCAAGAACCTCCAGCGTGCACACGCCCTGATCGAGAGCAACAAGGCGCGCGGAAAGATCGTCCTGGAAGGCTTCTGA
- a CDS encoding MFS transporter has protein sequence MTASPSPAPPASALRTPGYVAFLVTFMLAMMADNIEHVISYWVAFQKFHSAALGGFAVISHWLPFLLLSVPVGALNDRFDSRRLIQIGMVLFIIASLGWGYFFLTASLQVWHAMVLLTIHGCAGVLWSTSSQMLLYDIVGPTSLASAVRLNATARYLGVLVGPGVGSLIMRVLGPTWGIFLNVIFYLPLMIWLIRAPYGRHHRGVAPGAKRAVRGIADILQTVRDVRGLPIVSGMVLLAGAASFFIGSSYHAQMPGFADDLGHGDPGAAYTALLAADAAGALLAGILLETRGTWLQMTPTNAMTLALLWGAALFGFATVHVYGVAIALLFIAGFFELSFSSMTQALVQLNAPDAIRGRVLGLFAMAALGLRAFSGIVVGLFGSAVGIHVSLGTAAVAFLAVIAFLFRRTRRATA, from the coding sequence GTGACCGCTTCCCCTTCCCCCGCCCCTCCGGCCAGCGCCCTGCGGACTCCCGGCTACGTCGCATTCCTCGTGACGTTCATGTTGGCGATGATGGCCGACAACATCGAGCACGTCATCAGCTACTGGGTGGCGTTCCAGAAGTTTCACTCCGCGGCGCTGGGGGGCTTCGCGGTGATCTCCCACTGGCTGCCCTTCCTGCTGCTCTCGGTGCCCGTCGGCGCGCTGAATGACCGCTTCGATTCACGGCGGCTCATTCAAATCGGGATGGTGCTCTTCATCATCGCGTCGCTGGGCTGGGGCTACTTCTTCCTCACGGCCTCGCTCCAGGTCTGGCACGCGATGGTGCTGCTCACGATCCACGGGTGCGCCGGCGTGCTCTGGAGCACGTCCAGCCAGATGCTGCTCTACGACATTGTCGGGCCCACTTCTCTTGCCAGCGCCGTGCGTTTAAATGCGACGGCGCGCTACCTCGGCGTGCTGGTGGGGCCTGGCGTCGGCAGCCTCATCATGCGTGTGCTCGGGCCCACCTGGGGCATCTTCCTCAACGTCATTTTCTATCTGCCTTTGATGATCTGGCTCATCCGCGCGCCGTACGGCCGCCACCACCGAGGCGTGGCGCCCGGGGCAAAGCGGGCGGTGCGAGGGATCGCCGACATCCTCCAGACGGTGCGTGACGTTCGCGGTCTTCCCATCGTGTCCGGAATGGTGCTGCTCGCAGGCGCCGCGTCGTTCTTCATCGGCAGCAGCTACCACGCACAGATGCCGGGCTTTGCCGATGACCTCGGTCACGGCGACCCGGGCGCGGCCTATACCGCCCTGCTGGCCGCCGATGCGGCAGGCGCGTTGCTCGCCGGCATTCTCCTCGAGACGCGGGGAACCTGGCTCCAAATGACGCCCACAAACGCGATGACGCTGGCGCTCTTGTGGGGTGCCGCGCTCTTCGGTTTCGCGACGGTGCACGTCTACGGGGTGGCGATCGCGCTGCTCTTCATCGCGGGCTTCTTCGAACTCTCCTTCAGCAGCATGACGCAAGCCCTCGTGCAGCTCAATGCACCCGACGCAATTCGAGGCCGCGTGCTCGGCCTCTTCGCGATGGCGGCCCTGGGCCTGCGAGCCTTCAGCGGCATCGTGGTCGGCCTGTTCGGAAGCGCGGTGGGAATCCACGTCTCGCTCGGCACCGCCGCCGTGGCCTTCCTCGCCGTCATCGCGTTCCTCTTCAGGAGAACGCGTCGCGCGACGGCCTGA
- a CDS encoding GNAT family N-acetyltransferase yields MIAPGPRLETPRLLLRPTATEDLEGFVTLAGDPESAHFIGGVQPPSMAWRAMNVMAGSWTLQGFSMFSVVEKKSGRWIGRVGPWRPEGWPGTEVGWGLLRPYWGQGYATEAAAAAITWAFDQLGWHEVIHCIAPENTPSQQVARRLGSQLKGPGKLPAPYDTATMEVWGQDRDTWRARHGQG; encoded by the coding sequence GTGATTGCTCCCGGCCCCCGCCTTGAGACCCCCCGCTTGTTGCTGCGCCCCACGGCCACAGAGGACTTGGAGGGCTTCGTGACCCTCGCGGGAGATCCAGAGTCCGCGCACTTCATTGGAGGCGTTCAACCGCCTTCCATGGCATGGCGGGCCATGAACGTCATGGCCGGCTCGTGGACGCTTCAGGGCTTCTCGATGTTCTCCGTGGTGGAAAAGAAGAGTGGCCGTTGGATTGGCCGTGTGGGGCCGTGGCGGCCAGAGGGCTGGCCTGGCACGGAGGTGGGTTGGGGCCTGCTGCGCCCGTACTGGGGCCAGGGCTATGCCACCGAGGCCGCGGCCGCGGCCATCACCTGGGCCTTCGATCAGCTCGGCTGGCACGAGGTCATCCATTGCATCGCACCGGAGAACACGCCCTCCCAGCAAGTGGCCCGCAGGCTGGGCTCTCAGTTGAAGGGCCCCGGGAAACTGCCCGCGCCGTATGACACCGCCACGATGGAGGTCTGGGGTCAGGACCGCGATACCTGGAGGGCGCGGCACGGGCAGGGATGA